The sequence below is a genomic window from Nakamurella deserti.
CGACGGCCGCGGTCGCCGCGGTACCGGCCGACGACGTCCCGGTGGCGGACGACGAAGTGGCCGCGGTCGTCGACGAGGACGCGCTGGTACCGGCGCCGGTGGAGCTGATCTGCGAGCTCTCGGCGGTGGTGGTGGTCGCGGCCGAGCAGGCGCTCAGGGTGAGCACGGCGCCGGTGGCGAGAGAGGCGACGAGGGAGCGGAGACGCATGGTGGAGGTCCTTGTCAGGGGTGGGGTCGGGCGGGGACGGAGGGCCGGGCGGCGGGCGGGCCCGCGTCCGGTGCGGGCGCGGGTGACGGCGAGACGCCGAGCCGGCCGGCGAAGACGTACCGGCTCTGCGCGGTGTAGCCGAGGACGGCGAGGGCGATCTCGGTGGCGACCTTGGCCACCGGGAGGGGTACGGCCAGCGCGGTGAGACCGGCCAGCACGCTGTAGTTCACGGTCAGCAGGACGGCGACCAGGGCGGCGTAGCGCACCGCGGCGGGACCGACCGGCCGGCGCCCCTCCCGGTCGAAGACGACCCGCCGGTTGACCGCGAAGTTGACCGTGGCGCTGAGCAACCGTGCTCCCAGCACCGACAGCAGCAGCGATCCGGTGAGCGCGGTCAGCGCCAGCAGCGCGACGGCGTCGATGGCGAAGGCGGTGAGGGAGGAGCCGGCGAACCGCAGCAGCGGCGCCCAGATGCGCACCGAGTCGACCACCGGCCGGAAGTGCGACGAGCGGTTGTCGTCGAGGTAGACGGTGGCGATGTCGACGCCGGCGATGGACCGCCCGTCGCGGCACGCCTGCAGCAGCAGGTTCAGCTCGTACTCGTAGCGGTCACCCCGGACCGACCGGAGCCAGCCCAGCATCGCGGGCGGGTAGCCACGCAGGCCGGTCTGGGTGTCGTGCAGGCGCCGTCCCGTGGTCAGCCGGAACAGCAGCCGCGTGGCGCCGTTGCCCAGACGGCTGCGCAGCGGGACGACGCCGGTGAACCGGCGTTCCCCGAGCACCATGTCGGCACCGGTGCTCCCGACGGCGTCGGCGACCCGCAGGATGTCGCTGACGCGGTGCTGACCGTCGGCGTCGGCGCAGACGATCGTGCGGCCCGGCAACCGGTGGGCGATCTCGGCGAAGCCGGTCTTGAGCGCCTGACCCTTGCCGCGGTTGTCCGGCAACGTCAGCAGCAGGCAACCGAGGCCGGCTGCGGTGGCGAAGATCTCGCCGGAGCCCGGGCCGCTGCCGTCGTCGACGACGACCACGACCAGGTCGGGGTCGGCGGCGTGCAGACCGCGGATCAGCGTCAGCAGCTCGGGGCCGGGTTCGTAGGCCGGGACCAGCACCACCGCGGCCGTCACGACGGCCCCGCGAGCCAGAGGATGTCGGAGGTGCCGCGTTCGGAGTTCCTGCCGAGCGGGTTGTTGACCAGCCGACCGTCGAAGTACATGGTGGACGACCCGCCACCGTCGATGTTGTACGCGACGGTCGCCCCGAGCTCCTGGAAGAGGGCGGCGAACCCGGTCATCGTCACCCCGGCGCTGTAACCGTCGCTGCGGCCGTCGACGACGACCAGCACGAGGTGGTTGCGGTCGAGGAGCCCGACACCGGTGCGCGGCTGCCGCCCCTGGATGGAGTGGTTGCCGACGTTGGTGTCGACCTCGACGTCGTCGATGCCGTCCACGATGCGGCCGTCGACGAGCAGTGCGGGTCCGAACGACAGGGTGTGCCAGACCCCCTCGGCGACGAGACGGTCGGCGGTGGTGGTGGTCTCGTCGTAGACCGTCATCGACCCGTCACGGTGGAGGGCCAATCCGGCGCGGGCTCCGGCATTTCGGAAGGCGATACCGTTGCGGATGACGATTCCGGTGTCGCGGAAGCCGTAGTAGTCACCGTTGACGGCGAAGATCGCGTTGTTGTCCCTGGCGATGTCGGAGGTGTTCTCGACGATGTTCTCGCCGAAGCTGTCGTCGGCGAAAGCCGATCGCAGTACGGTCATGTCGCTCAGGATGAGATCGGCGACGAAGTAGGTGACCTTCTCCGCGCCCGATCCCGTGGTCACGGTCGAGATGCTGACCGACGCGGCGTCGGAGACGTAGGACGTGGCACCGACGACCGGGGCGCTGCCCGCATCCGTCGTCGGGACCGCCGCGACCGACGATGTCGCCGACGCGCCGGTCGCCGGAGCGGTGTAGGTGGACTGCAGGGCACTGACGTCGGAGACCTCGACGTGGTCGATGACGAAGCGGTCCAGGGCCCAGGCGGTCGCTCCGCCGGCCGAGACGCCGGCGGCGACCGCGCCGCCGAGGAGAGCCCGCCGGAGGAACCGGCGGCGGGAGACGTCGGGAGCTCCCGGCGGGGTGGTGGGTTCCATGCGGTCAGTTCTAGGCAGCCGCGCTGTGCCGATCCTGAGCGACGACCCAGGCCCGCCCCAGAGTCCATCCGCGACCGCGACGTCACCTCGCGGACGGCTGCGGTGCCGACCACGTGCTCAGCGATGTGGACCGCGTCGTCGGCGGTGCCGGTCAGCACCGCTCGGTGCGGTCCCCGTCAGCACCGCTCGGTGCGGTCCCCGTCAGCACCGCTCGGTGCGGTCCCCGTCAGCACCGCTCGGTGCGGTCCCCGTCAGCACTCAGTCACCACCGCCGCCACCACCGCCGTCTCCCCCACCCCCGCCGTCACCCGGGTCCCCCCAGGAGCCGCCGTCCCCACCACCGCCGTCTCCGGCGGACCCACCGGTCCGCCGGCGGGCGAGGCCCGGGGAGCCGGCGCCTGTCGAGCGACCCCACCACAGCCCCAGCCCGACGACCAGGGCCGCCACCACCAGGAACAGCAAGGCACTGTCCATACCGCTCAGCCTGCCGGACCGGGCGGCGGCTCAGCAGCCGCCACCGCCGCCGTCACCACCACCGCCCCCACCACCGCAGTCGCCGCCCCAACCCCCGCCGCCGCCGTCGCCGCCCCAGCCGCCGTAGGTGGCGCCTCCCCACGCGCCGGCGGAACCACCGCCGGCGGTCCAGGAGCGCCGCCGCGACGACGACGAGCGCCTCGATCCGAGGATCACCGCGACCACCACGATCACTGCCGCCACCACCACGAATGCGGTCATCGGACCGCCCTCCCGTCGGACCCGGACGAGCGGCCCGGCGGGCCACCGACGATGCGTTCCGGTCGTACCCGGAGCGTGCGACACCAGGGAGATCCATGAAAGGCTGATTGCAATCTTGCAGGCAACCCGGCAGAGAGTCACCATGACCGATCCCGTCCCACCGTCCGTCCGGGAACGCCGGCTCGCGCGCGAGCTGCGGGAGGCGCGGGTCGGCGCGCAGCTCACCGGTGACCGCGCCGCACGCGAACTGGGCTGGTCGGCGTCGAAGGTCTCGCGCATCGAGACCGGCCGGATCGGCGTCAACGCGGCCGATCTCGACCGCCTGCTGGCGCTGTACGCGGTGCCCGAGCGGCACGCCGAGTTCCTGCGGCGGCTGGCTCCGGCGGCCCGTGCCCGCGGCTGGTGGGACGCCTACGCCGAGTCGCTGTCCCCCGGGTACGCGGGGCTGCTCCGGCTGGAGGCCGGGTCGCGGGCGCTGCGCACCTACTGCGCGGTGGTGCCGCACGCCCTGCTGATGACGCCGCACTACATCCGGAGGGTCATCACCGCGACGTGGCAGGTGCCGCCACCCGCGGAGGTCGAGCGCCGAGTGCGGGTGTGCCTGCGACGGCAGGCCGTCCTGGGTGACGGCCGTACCGGCGCCGACGCCGCGCTGGCGTTCACGGCGGTCCTCGACGAGGCGGTGCTGCGGCGGGCGCTGGGTCCGGCGGACGACCCCATCGCCGAGCCGGCCCGGGTCGAGCAGCTGCGGCACCTGATGACGGTGTCTCGCTGGCCGGCCGTCTCGCTGCGGGTGCTGCCGTTCAGCGCCGGGATCCCACCGGTCAGCGCCGGGTCGTTCTCGCTGCTCGAGTCACGTGCGACCGGCGCGCCCGACGTCGTCTACCTGGAGAACAAGACCCGGATCTCGTTCGTCGACGGCGAGAAGGAGGTCGACCGTTACGTCCGTGACGTCGGGATGCTGCTGTCGATGGCGCTGTCGGAGGACGATTCGGTGGGCTTTCTCGACGAGATCGCCTCCGGTCGACGCTGATCCCGCCCCCCGGTGCGGCCCCGGCTGTCACGTCGACGACGGAAACGGGCAGACACTCACCGACGGCGACCGCATGGACGGGCGGTGTTTCACACCTGGACGGTCGCGCGCTCCCCTCGATCGCGTCGTCGCCCGGACTCCAGCGGAAGGACCGGTGACAGCATGGAATCCCTGCTCCCGGTGATCGGACTCATCGTCGGCGTGCTGATGGTGACCACCCTCGCGGCCCGGTACAACGCGCCCGCCCCCATCGTCCTGGTGGTGGTCGGGTTCGCGGTCTCGTTCATCCCCGGGGTGCCGACCTTCGCGGCCAGCCCCGACCTGGTGCTGTACGTGCTGCTCCCGCCGCTGCTGTTCAGCGCCGCGTTCGAGTCGTCGGCGGTGGCCATCCGGCAGCTGATCCGGCCGATCCTGCAGATGTCGGTGGTGCTGGTGCTGCTCACGGCGTTCACCGTGGCGGCGGTGTTGAAGCTGGTGCTGCCGGACCTGCCGTTCGCCGCGGCCGTGGCGCTCGGCGCCATCGTCGCCCCGCCGGACGCGGTGGCCGCGGTCGCGGTGGGCCGCAAGGTCGGACTGCCACGGCGGCTGGTCACGGTGCTCGAGGGCGAGTCGCTGTTCAACGACGCGACGTCACTGGTGACCCTCAAGGTCGCCATCGCCGCGATCGGCGCCACCTCCCTGTCGTGGGGATCGGCTCTGGGCGAGTTCGGCTGGGCAGCGCTCGGCGGCCTGGCGATCGGCACCGCTCTGGGCTACCTGCTGTCCTTCGTCCGGCGGATCGCCGGCTCGCCGTTGACCGTCACCGTGCTGTCGCTCGTGTCGCCGTTCGCGGCCTATGCGATCGGCGAGGAGGCCCACGTCTCCGGCGTCATCGTGGTGGTGGTCGTGGGGCTCATCCTCGGGCACCGGTCGCCGCTGGAGGTGGCGGCCTCGGTGCGGTTGACGGAGGCCGCGAACTGGGCGGCGCTGCGCTTCGCGCTCGAGGGACTGGTGTTCGCGCTCATCGGTCTGCAGCTGTGGGAGATCGTCAACGACCTCGACACGAACCAGTACCACGTCTTCCTCGCCATCTTCGCGGTGGTGGCGACGGTGCTGGTGAGCCGGCCGCTGTGGCTGTCGGTGATCCACCTGCTGACCCGGCTCGGCCCCGGCTCCACCACGGTCGGTCCTCGCGGGGTCGCCGCACTGTCCTGGGCGGGGATGCGCGGCGTGGTCTCGCTGGCCGCTGCGCAGACCCTGCCCGTGGACACCCCGTACCGGGCGCTGCTGCTGGTCTGCACCACGACGGTGATCATCGGGACCCTCGTGCTGCAGGGCCTGAGCCTGCCGTGGGTGATCCGCCGGCTCGGCGTCGTCGAGGACCACCGCGCCGACGACCTGCAGCAACGCACCGACGCGCACGCCCGCGCCGCCGAGGAGGTCAACTCCCGGGTGGACGCGATGCTGGCCGCCGGCGAGGTCTCCGACCACCAGGCGGACCTGATGCGCCGCTGGGCGTCCATGCGCGACTGGCGCAACTGGGACGACGACGCGGCGTCCCGTGAGTTCGGCCGGCGACTCAGCGTCGTGTCGGACTGGCGGCTGCGGCTGCTCGCCATCGAACGGTCGGTGATCGTGCAGATGCGCAACGACAGCGAGCTCACCGAGGAGGTGCTGGCGGAGATGCAGCGCGACCTCGACCTGGAGGAGGCGTTGCTGGAGCGCCGGTCGGAGGCCGTCGACGGGCATCTGGACGAAGCGCCCGAACGGGCCGCGGACAACCTCGAGCCCGAGGGCGACAGCACCCGCGAGGACGTCGACACCAAGACGCGGCAGGACCCCGACACCGGCCCGTCGGGATCGACGATGCGCGACCGCGAGGACCCCGCCGACAGCGGTCCGCGGGATGTCGAGGACGTGGGTGACCTGACCGAGGACGCCGCCGGGATCGACGCGTCCGAGGTGCCGACGGGTGACGCGCGGGGCTCCTCCCCCGCCTGACCGCGGAACCCACTGGCCGCGGGGCTCGGCTGCTGCCACACTGCTGCACCGTGCAGATCCGCTCCCTGGGGTACCGGACCGACCTCGCGCTGCTGCGGCTGGGCGGGTCGGTCGTCGACGACCGCGGCGACCACCTGGTGGTGCGGAGCCTGCACAACCCGCACCATTTCTGGGGCAACTTCCTGCTGCTGGACGCCGTCCCGGCCCCGACGGACGTCGACCGGTGGGTGGACCGGTTCGCCGCCACCTTCCCCGGGGCCGGGCGGCTGACGCTGGGGTTCGACGGCACCGACGGCACGGTGGCCGATCTCGCCGCCTTCACGGCGCGTGGCTGCTCCGCCGAGGCGCAGGCCGTCCTGACCGCCACCGAGGTACGGCCGCCCGGACGGCGCGACCCCGCGGCCGAGTTCCGGCCCCTACGCGACGACGCGGACTGGGCACAGAGCGTCGAGCTGCGCCTGCGCTGCAACACCGACGATCCTTCGTACGACCGGATGTTCGTCACCGCCCACGCCGCGACGCAGCGACGGCTGGTGACCGACGGCCCCGGCGTGTGGTTCGGCGCCTTCGTCGACGGGCACCTCGTGGCCCAGCTGGGCCTGGTGCGGACCGGGGCGGGACTCGCCCGCTACCAGTCGGTCGAGACCGATCCCGCGTTCCGCCGGCGCGGGTTGGCCACCGGCCTGCTGCACGACGCAGGGCGGCACGGACTCGAGCGTCTCGGCGCGCGGACGCTGGTCATCGTGGCCGACTCCGACGACGTCGCCGTCCACCTCTACCGGGCCATCGGGTTCCGTGACGCCGAGACGCAGTGCCAGGTGGAGGGCCCCGGCTGATCCCGTGGCCCGGGGGGCGGCGCGTGCCCGTCGGCGCGGAACGATTCCCGAACGCAGAAGCGCCCGGACCTGGACGGTCCGGGCGCGGCGGTCGAGCGGCGGTCGGTGCGGTCAGCGACCGATGACGCCCTGGTTCTGGGCGATGACGATCAACTCGTTGCGCATCGCGGGCGTCGAGGCCTCGTCGATGGCTCGGTTCACCGCGCGCCGGTTGCGAGCGGCGATCCGGTGATTGCGGATGGTGCGTGCGACGTTGCTCATGATCGAACCTTTCTCTCCGGCGCTGTGCGGACCGTGACGTACCGGTGGTGCAGACTGCCGAACCCTGGTGGTGGACGCCCCGGCGGCGTCACTGGGTACGACGCCGGAACCGCACCGGATGTTACCCGATTCGCCGGTGAACTGGGTCACGCGCCGTCAGATCGCCGGTCACCTTCCGTCTCGACAGGTGAACGACCGGTGAACACCGCTATTCACCGGACGCGAATCAGTCGCCCGCCGGGCCCCGGCCGCCGGCCCCGTCCATCGGTGTCCGCCGTGGCCGCCGGCGCATCGGGAGGCCGGGCACCACCGTCGCGGTCACCCGGAGCAACCGGTCCGCTGCACATGCGCCGGACCGGACCGAACCGGGTAAAAGGCCCGCCGATGGACGAATCGAGCGACACCGCCACCTCCCCGACCGCAGCCACCACCGACCGGACCGGCGCGGACACCGGCACGGACGCCGCCGCAACCCGACCGTGGAGTCCGGCGCCTGCAGGGGCGACCGCACCGGACACCCGGGTGCTGGGCACGCGGTACCGGCTGCGCGAACGGATCGGCCGCGGCGGGACCGCCACCGTCCACCGGGCCTGGGACGGCCTGCTCCACCGTGAGGTCGCGGTCAAGGTCTTCGAGCCGTGGGCGGCCCCCGGCCCCGCACACCGCGACGACCGGCTCCGCGAGATGCAGGCACTGGCGGCGGTGGACCACCCCGGCCTGGTGTCGGTCTACGACGCCACGGTCGCCGACCCGGCCGATCCCGACGCGACGACCTACCTCGTGATGGAGCTGGTGGCCGGCAGCACCCTCGCCGACCGACTCGCCGACGGCGCGGTGCCCGAGCCCCTCGTTCGGTCGTGGGCCGTCACGTTGGCCGGCGCTCTCGCCGACGTCCATGCGGCCGGCCTGGTCCACCGCGACGTCAAACCGGCGAACGTGCTGCTGGGCCCGGCCGACGGAGTCAAGCTGGGTGACTTCGGGCTGGCCCGCTCGCTGCACGCCGACGCGCGCATCACCCCCGGGCCCGACGTGGTCGGCACCCCGGCGTACCTCAGCCCGGAGCAGGCCGCGAGCGACCCGGTCGGACCTCCCACGGATGTCTACGCCCTCGGGCTCGTGCTGCTCGAATGCCTGACCGGGCGCCGTGAGTACCCGGGCGAGGCGATCAGCTCGGCGCTGGCCCGGCTGCTGCGCTCGCCCGACGTTCCCGACGATCTGCCGGCGCCGTGGCCGCGCCTGCTCGGCGCGATGACCGCCCGGGATCCGGAACGGCGGCCGGACGCCGCGACCGTCCTGCGGGTCCTCACCGCCGGTTCCGACACCGTCGCGGTCTGGCCGCCGTCGTTGGAGGCGCTCTTCACCGCCGACGACCACGCCCCGAGCCGGCGGCGGCGTCGGATCGGCATCCTCGCCACCGCCGGATCCCTCGCCGCGATCACCGCCACCGTGATCGCGACGCTCGTCGGCCCCGGCGACCCCGGTGCACCGCCGCCGGCCGCGGTCGCCGATCAGCCGGCTGTGATCGCCGACGAGCCCGCGACGACGTCAGGCAGCACGGCGGGCACTCCCACCGGCACCGGGGGGGCGGCCGCGTCGACCGCGCCGATCACCTCGACCGTGGTCGTTCCGCCGGCCCCCGCCTCCTCGACCCCGGACGGAGCCGTCGTACCGGTGACCGCGTCGTCGACGGGCTCGGCCGGACCGACAGGGTCGGCAACGTCGACAGGGTCGGCAACGTCGACAGGGTCGGCAGGGTCGGCAGGGTCTTCCGGGTCGGCGACGTCACCGGTCGGCACGCCGCCGGCGGAGCCGACCGCGGCCGGCGCGGCCGAACCGGTACCGGTCGAAGTGGTCCCGGACCGGCCGGCCACCGCGGTGCCGACCACGGCACCCGCCGACGCATCCACGGTGCCGCCGGCTCCCGACGCCACCACGCCGGACGTGGAACCTGCCGACACCGGCAACGGCGCCGGCAACAACGGCAACGGCGGCAACCAGGGCAATGGCAACCAGGGCGGCGGCGGCAACCAGGGCGGCGGCAACCAGGGCGGCGACAACCAGGGCGGCGGGCGGGGTCAGGGCGGGGACGGTACCGGCAGCCAGGGCAACGGGAACGGCGGCGGCCGGGGTCAGGGCAACGGCCGCTGACGCAGCCCGACGCCCGACGCCCGACGCCCACCGACGCGCGAGCGCGAGGATCTCAGCTCGAGCGCACGGGTGTCAGCGCGCGGCGATCCTCGCCGGGTCGTTGCCGGCGACGTTGGCGCCGAGCGCGTAGGACAGGTGCCCGCCGAGGTAGCCCCCGGCCGCGAGGGCCACCGCGCCGGCCACCGCCACCACGGCACCCGCACGGTGCTTGCCGGCGGCGCGCAGACGCCAGGACGCGACGTAGGCACCGAGCGCCACCGAGTTCGAGGCGGCGTGCACCAGACCGACGCGACGCCCGGCCCCGGTGGTCGTACGCCAATCGGCCAGTCCGGTCACCGCGGCACCGACGGCCCCGATGATGCCCGCCCCGACGAGCTGCTGCGCCGCCCGCGGGCTGCGGCCGCTCACGTCGAGCAGGCTGGCGGAGGCCCAGCACCCGATCGGCAGCGTGATGAGCAGCGGGTGCACGGGATGTCCCAACCAGGTGCCGTGCAGGGCCGCCCAGACCGGCGGCCGCAGCGCGGAGTCGAGTGCGGCGGCCACCGCGTCGGCGGGGCGGTCGAGGACCGTGGCCTGCTCCACGCGCTTGACGGTCGTGGCGAACAGAGGCGAGGTCATGGTCATGGCAGCTCCCGGCAGCGCAGTTCGTACCGCCGCCTGGGTCAGGCCGGTCGGTACACCGGAAGGAGTGACCCGATGACTGCCGTGGCAAACACCCGCCGGGTACCGGGGACCTGGTTCGCCGCACCCGAGAACGGGGGCATTCGGCCGTCAGGTCGAACCACGGCCTCCGAGCGATCGTGGGACGTGGCACCGGCACGACGGCCTGTCGCCGGCCACGTCCCCGGCCGCGGACGCCACCGTCGCCGCCCCGCACCGGTGTCGATCACTGCCCGGCGACCCGCCGCCCCGGCCGTCCGGAACCTGATGACCGTCGTCGGCGAGCCGACGTCGGGGGGCACGATCGACCGGGTCCGCCCGGCATTCGCGATGTGGAGCAGCTCCGGCATCACGCCGCCCACCTCCTCCGCCGCGGCTCGGACCCGACCTGTCGGCGTGACCGACGGCGGTCCCCCGCCCCCCGCCCCGACCGGAGGAACCGATGGATCTCACCGCCCGGCTGGGCGCGGAAGTGGCTCGCCTCCGACGAATCTCGGTCGACCGACCCGAGCTGGCGGCGGACCGGCTCGCCCGGGCGTGCGTGTCGATCCTGCCCGCCGCCGCCGCCGGGGTCAGTTGTTCTCCCCGGACGATTACCGGTTTCCGGCGGGTGCGAGCGACGTTGGCGCGTCGGTGGCCGAGCGCCTCCAGTTCACCCTCGGCGCCGGTCCTGCCTGAATGCCCACGACACCGGCAAGCCCGTGGAGGCGAGCGGGGCGGCGATGGCGCCGGTGGCCCGAGTTCCACCTGCAGCCGGTCAGCCGCACTCCGTGCCGCGCCATGTCGCCGCCGATGAGCGCTCATCCGCACGGGATGGGTTGCGGGGATCTGTGCCTCGTCGACGACGCCGCGTTCGGCATGCTCGACCGGGCGGAGACGGGTGCCGTCCTCCGGCACATCCGGACCCTGCTGCTCGTGACGACGCCGACGTCGAACCGGCATGGGTGGGTGGCGCGGTCGGCTCTCCGCGAATCCGCGTTCTGACGGCGATCGGCATGCTCGACGTGGCCCTCGGGGTGACCGCCGCGCCGGCGCTGGACGTCCCGCGCACGCGTTCAGCGCGGACACCACGGTCGACGACATCGCGGCACGGCTGGTCAGCCGCGAGCTGCCCCCTCGCACCGGATCCCGGCAGCGACCGCTGACCGCTCGCGCGGGCCCCAGCCCGCCGACCCCGTGGGAGACCCGGAACGCCGACGACCCACGCCGCAGCGTGGGTCGTCACATCGCCGTCCCGGACGGTCCGGCACTACGGCAGACCTGCCGTGGACCGGACCGCGCCCGCGGATCGCTCAGCCGATGTTGAACGTGTCCTTGATCGTCGCGCCGGCCTTCTCGATGAGGTCGGGCCGTTCCGTGGTCCCGTAGAAGCGGGAATCCGGATGGGTGGGCGCCGGCATCGGGACGCCGGCGGGGGGCTCCGCCACATAGCTGAACTCGCCCTTGCCGTCGGGAGTCGGCCCACTGGCCCATTTCCCGTCCGCGGCGGCGGCCCCGTCGGAGAAGTTGATGTACTGGTAGTGCACGTCCTGGTCCTCGTGGGACTGCGGGAACTTGCCCGGTACCGGGAACTCCTCGACCCCGTTCTCCTGCAGGTCCTGGATCGCGGCGAGCCACTGGTTCTGGTGCATGGTGTCGCGGGCGATGAGGAACCCCAACAGGTCTCGCACACCGTGGTCGTCGGTCATGTGGTAGAGCCGGGCGGCCTGCAGCCGGCCCTGCATCTCACCGTTGGCGTTGGCGGTGAAGTCGGCGAGCAGGTTGCCGCTGGCGGTGATGTAGCTGCCCATCCACGGGTTGCCGTTGCTGTCCACGGCGCGCGCTCCGGCGCCGGCCACGATCGCGTGCTGGACATCCATACCACCCACGACCGCGGCGACCGCCGGGTCCGCCTGCAGCCCGTCGTCGGTGATGCCGATCGGTGCCTTCTCCAACAGCTGGGCGATCATCGTGGCCAGCATCTCCACGTGTCCGAACTCCTCGGAGGCGATGCCGTACAGCAGGTCCCGGTACTTGC
It includes:
- a CDS encoding bifunctional glycosyltransferase family 2/GtrA family protein, translating into MTAAVVLVPAYEPGPELLTLIRGLHAADPDLVVVVVDDGSGPGSGEIFATAAGLGCLLLTLPDNRGKGQALKTGFAEIAHRLPGRTIVCADADGQHRVSDILRVADAVGSTGADMVLGERRFTGVVPLRSRLGNGATRLLFRLTTGRRLHDTQTGLRGYPPAMLGWLRSVRGDRYEYELNLLLQACRDGRSIAGVDIATVYLDDNRSSHFRPVVDSVRIWAPLLRFAGSSLTAFAIDAVALLALTALTGSLLLSVLGARLLSATVNFAVNRRVVFDREGRRPVGPAAVRYAALVAVLLTVNYSVLAGLTALAVPLPVAKVATEIALAVLGYTAQSRYVFAGRLGVSPSPAPAPDAGPPAARPSVPARPHP
- a CDS encoding phosphodiester glycosidase family protein is translated as MEPTTPPGAPDVSRRRFLRRALLGGAVAAGVSAGGATAWALDRFVIDHVEVSDVSALQSTYTAPATGASATSSVAAVPTTDAGSAPVVGATSYVSDAASVSISTVTTGSGAEKVTYFVADLILSDMTVLRSAFADDSFGENIVENTSDIARDNNAIFAVNGDYYGFRDTGIVIRNGIAFRNAGARAGLALHRDGSMTVYDETTTTADRLVAEGVWHTLSFGPALLVDGRIVDGIDDVEVDTNVGNHSIQGRQPRTGVGLLDRNHLVLVVVDGRSDGYSAGVTMTGFAALFQELGATVAYNIDGGGSSTMYFDGRLVNNPLGRNSERGTSDILWLAGPS
- a CDS encoding helix-turn-helix domain-containing protein; translated protein: MTDPVPPSVRERRLARELREARVGAQLTGDRAARELGWSASKVSRIETGRIGVNAADLDRLLALYAVPERHAEFLRRLAPAARARGWWDAYAESLSPGYAGLLRLEAGSRALRTYCAVVPHALLMTPHYIRRVITATWQVPPPAEVERRVRVCLRRQAVLGDGRTGADAALAFTAVLDEAVLRRALGPADDPIAEPARVEQLRHLMTVSRWPAVSLRVLPFSAGIPPVSAGSFSLLESRATGAPDVVYLENKTRISFVDGEKEVDRYVRDVGMLLSMALSEDDSVGFLDEIASGRR
- a CDS encoding cation:proton antiporter, producing the protein MESLLPVIGLIVGVLMVTTLAARYNAPAPIVLVVVGFAVSFIPGVPTFAASPDLVLYVLLPPLLFSAAFESSAVAIRQLIRPILQMSVVLVLLTAFTVAAVLKLVLPDLPFAAAVALGAIVAPPDAVAAVAVGRKVGLPRRLVTVLEGESLFNDATSLVTLKVAIAAIGATSLSWGSALGEFGWAALGGLAIGTALGYLLSFVRRIAGSPLTVTVLSLVSPFAAYAIGEEAHVSGVIVVVVVGLILGHRSPLEVAASVRLTEAANWAALRFALEGLVFALIGLQLWEIVNDLDTNQYHVFLAIFAVVATVLVSRPLWLSVIHLLTRLGPGSTTVGPRGVAALSWAGMRGVVSLAAAQTLPVDTPYRALLLVCTTTVIIGTLVLQGLSLPWVIRRLGVVEDHRADDLQQRTDAHARAAEEVNSRVDAMLAAGEVSDHQADLMRRWASMRDWRNWDDDAASREFGRRLSVVSDWRLRLLAIERSVIVQMRNDSELTEEVLAEMQRDLDLEEALLERRSEAVDGHLDEAPERAADNLEPEGDSTREDVDTKTRQDPDTGPSGSTMRDREDPADSGPRDVEDVGDLTEDAAGIDASEVPTGDARGSSPA
- a CDS encoding GNAT family N-acetyltransferase, which encodes MQIRSLGYRTDLALLRLGGSVVDDRGDHLVVRSLHNPHHFWGNFLLLDAVPAPTDVDRWVDRFAATFPGAGRLTLGFDGTDGTVADLAAFTARGCSAEAQAVLTATEVRPPGRRDPAAEFRPLRDDADWAQSVELRLRCNTDDPSYDRMFVTAHAATQRRLVTDGPGVWFGAFVDGHLVAQLGLVRTGAGLARYQSVETDPAFRRRGLATGLLHDAGRHGLERLGARTLVIVADSDDVAVHLYRAIGFRDAETQCQVEGPG
- a CDS encoding serine/threonine-protein kinase; the encoded protein is MDESSDTATSPTAATTDRTGADTGTDAAATRPWSPAPAGATAPDTRVLGTRYRLRERIGRGGTATVHRAWDGLLHREVAVKVFEPWAAPGPAHRDDRLREMQALAAVDHPGLVSVYDATVADPADPDATTYLVMELVAGSTLADRLADGAVPEPLVRSWAVTLAGALADVHAAGLVHRDVKPANVLLGPADGVKLGDFGLARSLHADARITPGPDVVGTPAYLSPEQAASDPVGPPTDVYALGLVLLECLTGRREYPGEAISSALARLLRSPDVPDDLPAPWPRLLGAMTARDPERRPDAATVLRVLTAGSDTVAVWPPSLEALFTADDHAPSRRRRRIGILATAGSLAAITATVIATLVGPGDPGAPPPAAVADQPAVIADEPATTSGSTAGTPTGTGGAAASTAPITSTVVVPPAPASSTPDGAVVPVTASSTGSAGPTGSATSTGSATSTGSAGSAGSSGSATSPVGTPPAEPTAAGAAEPVPVEVVPDRPATAVPTTAPADASTVPPAPDATTPDVEPADTGNGAGNNGNGGNQGNGNQGGGGNQGGGNQGGDNQGGGRGQGGDGTGSQGNGNGGGRGQGNGR
- a CDS encoding DUF2231 domain-containing protein — translated: MTMTSPLFATTVKRVEQATVLDRPADAVAAALDSALRPPVWAALHGTWLGHPVHPLLITLPIGCWASASLLDVSGRSPRAAQQLVGAGIIGAVGAAVTGLADWRTTTGAGRRVGLVHAASNSVALGAYVASWRLRAAGKHRAGAVVAVAGAVALAAGGYLGGHLSYALGANVAGNDPARIAAR
- a CDS encoding manganese catalase family protein, whose product is MFLHRQELQHQAKPDRPDAVYARKLQEVLGGQYGEITIAMQYGFQAWNSHIPGKYRDLLYGIASEEFGHVEMLATMIAQLLEKAPIGITDDGLQADPAVAAVVGGMDVQHAIVAGAGARAVDSNGNPWMGSYITASGNLLADFTANANGEMQGRLQAARLYHMTDDHGVRDLLGFLIARDTMHQNQWLAAIQDLQENGVEEFPVPGKFPQSHEDQDVHYQYINFSDGAAAADGKWASGPTPDGKGEFSYVAEPPAGVPMPAPTHPDSRFYGTTERPDLIEKAGATIKDTFNIG